In a genomic window of Anaerohalosphaeraceae bacterium:
- the csm5 gene encoding type III-A CRISPR-associated RAMP protein Csm5 — protein sequence MKRYKMTLTILSPVHIGSGQDIDPTEYVVKNGVFYRIDLVRFLSGMQPNLRAEFDRRVSDPNPFVIRDFIRNHVDPEKYACFKAEAGAFEQVYQESLSNPNRQLEVSLFTRTPGTWRAYIPGSSIKGAIRTAVINTLAQEKKESVRQKKQEAEAKAKERAEQIIKELKQAHKKYDEEKIYQQQLQKTYEKFGKTQLEPLCLKQYKFNPQTDPFR from the coding sequence ATGAAGCGATATAAAATGACCCTCACCATCCTTTCCCCCGTTCATATCGGCTCCGGACAGGATATCGACCCGACGGAATATGTCGTCAAAAACGGCGTCTTTTACCGGATTGACCTGGTGCGGTTTCTTTCAGGGATGCAGCCTAACCTCCGGGCCGAATTTGACCGCAGAGTGTCAGACCCAAATCCCTTCGTCATCCGCGATTTTATTCGCAACCACGTTGACCCGGAAAAGTACGCCTGCTTCAAGGCAGAAGCAGGGGCCTTTGAGCAGGTGTACCAAGAGAGTCTTTCGAATCCGAACCGGCAGCTGGAAGTCAGTCTTTTCACCCGAACCCCCGGCACCTGGCGGGCCTATATCCCCGGCTCCTCCATCAAAGGTGCCATCCGAACCGCTGTAATCAATACCCTGGCTCAAGAGAAAAAAGAATCTGTCAGACAGAAAAAGCAGGAAGCTGAAGCAAAGGCCAAAGAAAGAGCTGAGCAGATCATTAAAGAGTTGAAGCAAGCGCACAAAAAGTACGACGAGGAAAAAATTTATCAGCAGCAGCTCCAGAAGACCTATGAAAAATTCGGCAAGACCCAGCTGGAGCCGCTTTGTCTGAAACAATACAAATTTAATCCCCAGACCGATCCTTTTCGGTG